From Daphnia pulicaria isolate SC F1-1A chromosome 11, SC_F0-13Bv2, whole genome shotgun sequence, the proteins below share one genomic window:
- the LOC124315334 gene encoding mitochondrial ribonuclease P protein 1 homolog: MFLSNFVKSVYRFQQASRQILPFALNPNISHRFPCREFCAQEKSSNAEQAEAVCEPKRRYVTLTEEVISSLTKGDTELIKRLKMAEFEYEISKQEGTRAPPGLTIYDWQELLELESTSKRKKFLAFLFKREMTKLSQKNSKIEQQQIREAKWQAEKEATKLNPPTEEHIKYGLGHNTIFLKVYDTKMDHYENNRMIRAERFELPVVFDHSYEQHMTQQELKNAAKQLALSFITNREHENPFPFQYCNVNFNGPVMKHFLKWMPHLYSPEFPINLSSKSYLDLFPREKLVYLTPHCKTEMTHFDFDSVYIIGTMVDKSDSKPHSLAFAKRDNIRMAKLPLDRYLRFGGGSGKCLALNHMISILLEVKTHGDWKRALEVVPKRKLLDPYSNESHLRTKYPKSNAEIRGRVREDLDEILFSNVPRKTSRSNSKSIEKKPISNYLFD, encoded by the exons ATGTTTCTATCAAATTTCGTCAAGTCAGTTTATCGTTTTCAGCAAGCTAGTCGTCAGATTTTGCCTTTCGCTTTAAACCCAAACATAAGTCATCGATTCCCATGTCGGGAATTTTGTGCCCAAGAAAAGTCATCGAATGCCGAACAAGCAGAAGCAGTGTGCGAGCCAAAAAGAAGATATGTGACTTTGACAGAAGAGGTTATTAGTTCGTTAACCAAAGGCGATACGGAACTGATAAAACGACTCAAGATGGCTGAATTTGAATACGAAATATCCAAGCAAGAAGGAACCAGAGCTCCTCCTGGATTGACAATCTATGATTGGCAGGAATTGCTGGAACTAGAATCAACAAGCAAACGGAAGAAATTTTTagcatttcttttcaaaagggaaatgacGAAACTGAgccaaaaaaactcaaaaatagaacaacaacaaataaggGAAGCAAAGTGGCAAGCAGAGAAGGAAGCAACTAAATTAAATCCCCCCACTGAAGAGCATATTAAATATGGACTGGGCCACAAcactatttttttgaaagtttACGATACCAAGATGGATCACTACGAAAATAACAGGATGATAAGGGCTGAAAGGTTTGAATTACCTGTGGTCTTTGATCACAGTTATGAACAACACATGACCCAACAGGAGTTGAAGAATGCTGCCAAACAACTAGCACTGTCTTTTATTACAAACAGGGAGCACGAAAATCCATTCCCTTTCCAGTATTGCAATGTCAACTTCAATGGACCCGTGATGAAGCATTTTCTCAAATGGATGCCACATCTGTATAGCCCTGAATTTCCAATCAATCTTAGCTCCAAGAgctatcttgacttgtttccaagAGAAAAGCTCGTCTATCTGACACCTCACTGCAAAACAGAAATGACCCATTTCGATTTTGACAGTGTCTACATCATCGGAACAATGGTTGACAAGAGTGACAGCAAGCCACATTCGTTAGCATTTGCTAAACGAGATAACATACGAATGGCCAAGTTACCTCTGGATCGATATTTGCGTTTTGGTGGTGGCAGTGGCAAGTGTCTGGCGTTGAATCACATGATTTCAATCCTACTGGAAGTTAAAACCCACGGAGACTGGAAGAGAGCCCTTGAGGTCGTTCCAAAACGTAAACTTTTGGATCCATATTCAAATGAATCACATCTAAGAACG AAATACCCAAAGTCAAATGCCGAGATAAGGGGACGAGTGAGAGAAGATTTGGACGAAATACTATTTTCCAACGTCCCCCGTAAAACCAGCAGGTCAAATTCTAAGTCTATCGAAAAGAAGCCGATAAGCAATTACCTTTTTGATTAG
- the LOC124315206 gene encoding protein arginine N-methyltransferase 5-like: protein MAKRVSCGLDFVSPADITNALQIATESKYDFAALPIAHPRHKRDFSGNSQARRLTAFTRADLILNSSDWSTLIVGKISPHVDLDHEDKLLRQESEKMLEQELSFAGHLGLPAVLVPLRKNNTNFARFMHNKVLSSPLNQARYHVWLHLPMNSPKIEASLFERDVDEEEVDDTWHWWNNFRITANFEKKLSLALELTADLPDAVDIDRWLGEPIKCLVVPTHLFMTNKKGFPVLPKSHQVAIRQFLRQKTQILITGAQRHQHYKHYQQYIEHLWQVGYESDPVMQFAQGYEDFLQFPLQPLMDNLESQTYEVFEKDPVKYTEYQRAMYLAILDKVPLEEKDTKVITLMVVGAGRGPLVRAALIAAEKADRRIRVYAVEKNPNAIVTLQCLADEEWGDRVTIVSCDMRDWDAPEKADILVSELLGSFGDNELSPECLDGAQKFLKDDGISIPSSYTSFLGPIQSSKLFNEVRSCRERDKPYFTSFEMSYVVHFRNRTELADPQSLFTFTHPNREMPIDNSRYEVRQFPIKCDAMLHGFAGYFETVLYKDVMLSINPATHSPGMFSWFPVLFPIQNPISLKKGDVLEIHFWRCVNRTHVWYEWCVTKPHGSVIHNPLGRSHNIGL from the exons ATGGCAAAACGTGTTTCGTGCGGTCTCGATTTCGTTTCCCCTGCCGATATTACAAATGCTCTTCAAATCGCCACAGAATCcaa GTATGATTTCGCTGCACTGCCAATCGCTCATCCGAGACACAAAAGAGATTTCTCCGGAAATTCTCAAGCTCGACGTCTCACAGCTTTCACTCGAGCTGATCTCATTCTGAACAGCTCAg ACTGGAGCACGCTCATTGTTGGAAAGATTTCTCCACATGTTGATTTGGATCATGAAGACAAGTTGCTGCGGCAAGAATCTGAGAAAATGCTGGAGCAAGAGTTGTCCTTTGCTGGACATCTGGGTCTCCCCGCTGTCCTTGTCCCCTTGAGAAAGAACAACACAAATTTTGCCAGATTTATGCACAACAAAGTGTTGTCTTCACCATTAAATCAG GCCAGGTACCATGTTTGGCTCCACCTCCCCATGAATTCCCCGAAAATTGAGGCTAGTCTGTTTGAAAGGGAtgtggatgaagaagaagttgatgatACTTGGCATTGGTGGAATAACTTTCGCATCACtgcaaactttgaaaaaaaactctcATTGGCCCTGGAGCTCACAGCTGATTTGCCTGATGCTGTAGACATTGATCGTTGGCTGGGAGAGCCAATCAAGTGTCTTGTGGTTCCTACCCATTTGTTCATGACCAACAAGAAAGGGTTTCCAGTTCTTCCCAAATCCCACCAAGTGGCCATACGTCAGTTTTTACGCCAGAAGACGCAAATTCTGATCACTGGAGCTCAGCGCCACCAACATTACAAGCATTATCAACAATACATTGAGCATTTGTGGCAA GTTGGGTATGAATCAGATCCAGTTATGCAATTTGCACAAGGGTACGAAGACTTTCTCCAATTCCCTCTCCAACCTTTGATGGATAATCTCGAGTCTCAGACCTACGAAGTATTTGAAAAGGATCCCGTGAAATACACCGAATACCAGCGGGCGATGTATCTGGCCATCCTGGATAAAGTCCCGTTGGAAGAAAAGGACACGAAAGTCAT AACATTGATGGTTGTCGGTGCCGGTCGAGGTCCCTTGGTTCGAGCTGCCTTAATTGCCGCAGAGAAAGCTGATCGTCGCATTCGTGTGTACGCAGTGGAGAAGAATCCCAACGCCATAGTCAC TTTGCAATGTCTAGCCGACGAAGAGTGGGGGGATCGAGTGACTATCGTTTCTTGTGATATGCGCGACTGGGATGCACCTGAAAAGGCAGACATCCTCGTCTCGGAATTGCTCGGATCGTTTGGAGATAACGAGCTATCGCCAGAGTGTCTGGACGGCGCCCAAAAATTCTTGAAAG ATGACGGGATCAGCATTCCTTCGAGCTACACTTCTTTTCTGGGACCAATCCAGTCTTCCAAATTGTTCAATGAAGTGCGATCCTGTCGGGAGCGTGACAAGCCTTACTTCACTTCTTTCGAGATGTCATATGTCGTTCACTTTCGCAACAGGACAGAACTGGCTGATCCGCAGTCCTTGTTTACATTTACTCATCCGAATAGAG AAATGCCAATTGACAACAGCCGTTATGAAGTGCGGCAGTTTCCTATTAAATGCGATGCTATGCTCCACGGGTTTGCCGGCTATTTTGAAACGGTTCTCTATAAAGATGTGATGCTCTCCATCAACCCTGCAACACACTCGCCTGGAATGTTCAGTTGGTTTCCAGTTCTTTTCCCTATCCAGAATCCCATCAGTCTGAAGAAG gGAGACGTTCTCGAGATTCATTTTTGGCGTTGCGTCAATCGCACCCACGTCTGGTACGAATGGTGCGTGACGAAACCTCATGGCAGTGTCATTCACAATCCATTGGGTCGCTCGCACAATATTGGCCTCTAA